CCTCTGATTTTCTGGACCTTTTTCCAGCTGAAGCCTGGATCCCAGAAGCTGTTTTTGTTCTTCTATACTGGATGTTTGCTTCATCAATGCACTTTTTGCTTCAGGTTTCTCCCCGACAAGTCCAGGGGTCCTTTGGAGCCTGCTTTTCAGTTCTTGGCTGGACTCTAGTGCTCGGGCCACCTTCCAACTTATATTCAATATTGACATCTAGCTTTTTAGTGCCCTAGTCATGTTTGTGTTCAGGCAGAGGAGTCTCATCCTGGATTGTCTTTACCTTGAGCTTATTTTTGAAAGTCCTCTTTTATTGTATAATACGTTTATCTTTGCTTCTTTTGGTCGGCTCAAAATCATCCATAGCCTTCCTCTTTAATGTTGGACTTAGGTAGGGTACTGTAAGAAAGATCGGCCCCCAGCTTTTTAGCCCTGCAGTCAACATTCCCATGGATGGACCCTTCACTATCTAAAGCTGATTTGATTCTCTCCTTGTCTTCTTTAGTGGGGTACCAGTTCATCAGCCATTACTTTTGTTTCATCCAGAAACTTCTCTCAGTTCACTTTCAGAGTCGGAAGCATCCTCATAGGTCAAAGCTATAAGAGCAAGTGAAGATGTATTCTTCCATCCGCCCTGCATTGAATTAAGACAGATTAGATCGATTGCTAAAGTTAAAATCTCTAAAGTAGTGTGTAGCATTCTTTACCTAAGCCGGAATCCAGCACAACATTGTTAGCATATCCTGGGGAACGAGACCACCAATTACTAGCAGCAACGACCGAAACAACACCACTACCTCTTATATTGCCACAATCAGCTGACGAGATTATGCTTTCCCACTTCAGTAGGTTCTGTGATTGCAGCCCAAGAAAAACATAAAACCCCACAAGCTAAGCATGAAAAAAGTCCATTTTTCTTGAGTGTAAAAGTTATGGTTCTGAGAAGTCGCAGTGCACGAAGAATTAATTTTTTGCTAATAAGGGAATATTAGCACCATTATGCAATTCAGGAAAATTTCTCCTGATAAAATCACAGGGACGAAGTATAGTGGGAGATCTTTTCCCAAGAGTATGCAGCAGGTTGGTATTATGCGTCACATGTTGCAGAAAAAGCCTCTTTACCGGGCAATCCCCTTCACTTCTTCGTCCAATGCTCACTGGTACCCTGAGAATGTAAAATTACgggttaatgctctatttcatCACTCTACTGGATCAAAACTTTCAGTTGgcctaccgagtcaaaaaaattttcattcaaataATAAAGCATCTAAAAACTTTCAATCACGAGATTAACCATAAAAAACATTTCAACGCCATTAACACAGTATTTGACTTTAACAGGTACCGTCAAAGTTAACAGAAGGTGTTTTTAATATACATGAATACAGTGTATGTATGTTCTTGCTCCCAGTTATTTCTTTTCTCCTCCCTCCCTTCTCTCAATCGGCTCGGTCCCTCTCTGTGTCTCCATCTCTGCATATCGCATATGACTTTTCATTATGATACTTTTCGACATTTTGTAATTCATGTAGAGTGAACCACACTGAAGAGAATGATGGTGCAAGATCATAGAGCAATTGGATGTGGGAAACTAATGGAGGATAGTTTACTGCTGCCCGGCGAATTTCATCTTCTCCTGCGAACTGCAACCATTCAGGAGTTGCGATATTTGAAACTTCCAAACAAGTGAATCCTGTGTGCATTAATCATTGTCAGGATAGATAAAGTATAGATATAGTAATATTACAAACAAAATCCAAGGTAAGAACATGTCTGACCATGACTGAATCCTGAGTGGTAAGCCCTTGGAAAGGTGAAGACAAATTCTCCCGGATTTTGGACCAACCTGGTTTGACAAAGGATTAAATTCACATAAATACATTGCCAGAAAACTATACAGTcacatttttataattgatgTTCTGTGAAAAAGTCCTAATGATCAAGGTGGACATGGGAAACTGGGAAGATGAAAGAATCAGGCCTCTTGTAAACATTCAGCAGAAAAAGATAACTGCAAATTAGCTTTTCAGTAGAACTGATGAAAGATAAGTCTCATCCAGCTACAATTCCATACAGGTTCAAGATTGAAGAGTATTAAAAACATGGAGCATAGACATAGAAGAGTTACCTGTAACATGGAATGCCAGCATTAACAATTACTTCCGGAGACATGACCGTAGTCTTCTTACCAAGAGTAGCATAACTCACTGCAGTTATTCACGCTAAAACCCTTCTAAATTGAAGAAGACAAATATGTAACAGTTTATACAGTGATTAAAATTTGGTATTCTATATCTATATAAGAAAATGCTATGACCTGGAAGAAGTTTATAAGTTCTTCCCCACATAAAATGCACAAAGTTTTAATCTTGAAGTTAACCTTAAATTAGACATACAAGTTAGAGAATTGGTTTGTTAAGTATGTTTTTGGCAATTACATTTATGTCACTTTATACTATTATCACAAACCATCCGATCATTCTGCAACCATAGTCTTGATACGTGGAAAACATCACACCATCCTTCAAAAGTCTTCGAGTA
This genomic window from Daucus carota subsp. sativus chromosome 7, DH1 v3.0, whole genome shotgun sequence contains:
- the LOC135147875 gene encoding lysine-specific demethylase REF6-like yields the protein MSPEVIVNAGIPCYRLVQNPGEFVFTFPRAYHSGFSHGFTCLEVSNIATPEWLQFAGEDEIRRAAVNYPPLVSHIQLLYDLAPSFSSVWFTLHELQNVEKYHNEKSYAICRDGDTERDRAD